In the genome of Microplitis demolitor isolate Queensland-Clemson2020A chromosome 5, iyMicDemo2.1a, whole genome shotgun sequence, the window tctatatgctagtatacaattttatatagataAAATAGTTTGGTGTAATTAAAAGAgtgtagaaatatttttgcGTGAGTAAAATAGTCAGAAAAAAGTGTTTTCGCACTTGAGGTGTgtagaatataataaaacttactTCCTTGAAAAAGTACCCCAAATATCAAAACCTTTTCCTTTTTCAGCTGGAAGCCAGTTAACTTTTGGAGGTACATAGGAAGTGGGTGCTTGATTAAATCCAAATATGTCACCAAGAAGACCTGTCGTTGTTTGAGAAACAATTGGTGCTGAAGTATCTGTTCCACTGAGTATTCCATCTAAACCATCTCCCAAAAGATCTAAACCTGTGGACGCTGCTGGTGCCGGTGGAACAACTGGTGGTCCGcctaaaaacattttaaaaagcAATTGGTCagttacaaattttgaataattatttgaaaataaaaaatacaaaccaATATCCATACTGAGAAGATCTCCAATCAGAGAATCTTGAGCTGGAATAACTTGAGCTGCTGGTTGACTTCTGGCAGCTTcatcatttgaattatttctagCTGGCAATGATTTTCTAGCACCAGCTGATCTTCCCTCAACGAAAGCACTAGGTGGCTTGTGATAAACTGATGCAAGACTTGAAATATGACAGATAAGTTCATCAAGTAAAGTCGGTTCTAATAAATCTGTTTCTTCAGAAATCAACGGTTTCTCTGCCAAGACAACTTCTTTAGCAGCTGCTGGATCTGTGCTCAATAATCGCCAGTAAATAAATCCACGATCACGAAGATCTGGATTATCGGAGTCTTGTGTCGCAAGACTCAGAACTTGCTGTACTAATTCTTGTGTATCAGTTGGACGTTTTAAGAAAAGTTTTACAATAGCAGTAAGAAGTTGCAGCTGTACTTGAGTATTTTCATCATGAAAACCTTCTAAGAAACTTTCTAACAATTCGTCGGCGTTGTCAATACGCTCAGCATACTCTCCAATAATCCAGATCATTGATGCACGTGCTTCTGGTTCATCTAGAGTATCAAGATTTTCACAGAGAGTTGAAATTATACTCTCATATTTGTTTGGATATTTACGgaaaatatcttttataaCGACAATAGCTTCTTGAACGACATAATTTAcctaaaatatgaattttagtTTAGAACTCAGGTAAGAAGTCAACCCACTGCGCGCTCCAGAAATtagaattttgtaaaaaaagtaaataataataaaactacgacttgaatcattttttaaatttctattaattaaaaaaaatagtttaataatattctgttataatttttttcaaaactggagtttcttaaaaaaaaaataaatttttgtcaccaaaaaatttttaaagctcccaattaaatgaaagaaaaaaatttctaagaatccagtagtttttttttatgatcttgaaattagcagacaattaaaaacgttcgaatttttttattaaaattaaaaaaactgtaggtgcaattttttaaaaaaattttttcttgtaatttatcgtttttaaaaaaattcaaaagttatcgcgtcagctaatttcagtattattttttttttattaactttttttccaaaattctCGTTTTTCAAACGTGCGCACAGGAATAAACCCATAATactattaagtaaaataaaaattactttagtTTGAATTAAATCTAAAAGTGTAGACACGCATCTTTCAGCAGATGGTTCAACTTTAATAGCACATCTTCCGATAGCTCTGACAGCTTTTCTCACAAAGTCAACATCAACTTCAGTAGCGTACTCTTTCAATTCGGATAAAACTTGTGCAATATTAGCTTGAGACGCTAATCTAATCATAATatctaatttttctaatttaacataaattgGATCGTtgtatttaacaaaaaatactttcatcTCATGTTTCAAAATATCTGGCCGCTTCTGTacaatcaaattaatatttctcaAAGCCACGTACTGAACTTCCGGCTCAGAACTAAGGAGAGTTACTAGTGGAGGTGCTAATTTTTTAGTCAGAGTGCCAACGAAATCTGATTCTGATTGTAACATTTCCATGAGCTTCATCAGAAcctaaaaaatcatttttttttttaaattataataatccaatagtaattataatattgaaaaaaatataaatatgtgaaACCTTGACCGCTGATAAGACAACTGCAGCATTAGCGTGAGCTAAACGTGGAGTAATTCTTTCACAAATACTTTGAGCTTCCCGATCATCTTTAGGTGAATAATTAGCTAGagaatctaaaataaaaacttgtccCCACTCAGTACATTCATTAAGAGCAGTCagtaatttgtttattgtcTGTGCGTTCATTTCAACGAGTGGTCCACTGGGACTTGATTCATTTATCTCTGACAATGCAGCGACAGCATTTGCTACGAcctttttatgtaaaaaatgtaaaaaaaaaaatgaaaaaacaaataaaattacatttaaggGAGAAGgggtctgagatacaaaaaaaaagaggatatttttgtaatttttttttcagagtaacttctttattaaaattcttaaaatttgtgaaattattaagcaacatttcaagaatattctgctaaatttttataaaaaaatattgagaaataagccagtggtagtggggagagacgagtcgtctcaaaaaaaaagtttcgtgCCGTAGGCAGAATAGCTCATTACTGCTTcatttgaaatcaaaaaaccaaaaagatttctttagtacataagtttatcttggatttgaaagaaggaaaaaacaaaatattcatttttgaatttttagtaaaagtgCAATCAAAAAACTCTAACTTTTGCCGAAAATTTCTCCTTCTGTTCAATTTAAGAATAAGtagttgttgaaaaaaaaaatcctttcttcaaattttagataaacttatgtactaaaaaaatctttttgattttttgatttcagataaagcagtcatgagttatcttGCCTACGACatggagattttttttttaaagtgactcgtctctccccactaccactggcttatttttcaatattttttaatgaaagtttagcagaatattcttgaaataatgcttaataatttcacaaattttaaaaattttaatgaagaaggtactctgaaaaaaaaatcacaaaaatatcctctttttttttgtaacttagACCCTTTTCTCCTTTAATCAACGAACAAGAaagtaaaactaaaactaatttgcattagtaaaataaatttactaaaaaaagaaataaaataataccatTGGATTACTATCTGATAAAAGATCTTTCAACTGATCCAAAAATCCTTGGTCTTCAACTAATCCAGCATTAATATCGTACAATTTAGCAACACAAACAGCTGCTGTTTTTCTTACATACGGATCCTCATCCCTCAGACACTTTCTCAACGGCTCACAAAGATATTCTGTTATTTTGTCAACACGAATACATCCCATTGTTCGTACAGCCAAGGCACGAATCAGTGGATTTGGATCCTCACAGTCCTGCGCAAAAAATCGGGCAAGCCAGGGATTCAAGTCcagtcataataaaaaaaaaactaactacatattttatatgaacTAAAAATGAcctaacaaaaatattttttatttgtcttctatttttacttttttttttctattagtatgattttttatttaatacttttttttttttaacgagatATAAAGTTTGGTATGGTACCTTTGTCATCGGAGATGTTGCTAGCTCCTTTTAGCGTGTCAGAACGAAAAAGGTCAAATTGGTCACCGTCaccatttttaatatattaattatagtataattaattattaacacgACACGAATCGGTCATTTTTCAAAGAgcacgagttttttttttatttatttatttttttaaataattattatcaaacgATCTTTCgttctgttaaatttaaaatatctatagtatatataaatatatatacatatttttttattgtaaatgtttgttatgaaatattgttttgattttgttattaattttaaattaataaatagaaagaCATTGTCACCTTgcaatagaattaattttaaaaatattatacacaaatacacatttaataatattaatttaacaacataaattagtttaaataattaaaaacattctCAGCAGTAACACCCCCCCCacacactttttaaaaatttttaatgactgtCATAAGTGCATCAAAATCTTatcaattcattaaaataaaaaattgaaacattatttgaaaaaaggacaaagTAGTCGTAATATCGCCaagatatagatttaaaaaaaaattacttaaagtttttatcaattaggagacacgaaatttgtttaataaattttagcctacaaaattaaaaaattcgaagattttactgaaatttattttccaaatttcgtttaactctcATTCATATCAatcgtaagtattttttttttcaaatctataCCTCAGCGAAATTACTACTGTGctgtctttttttcaattaaggttttaattttttttttaatcaattgataaaattttgatacgcttatgacaatttaaagttattgaaaatttttaaaaagtgggggatACTGACTGAGAATGgccttaattgaaaaaaggacaacatACTTATAATTTCGCTGAGGTAtagattaaaagaaaaaattacttatagttgatatcaatttggatctaaacgaaatttgaaaaataaattttagtaaaattatgatataaattttacaattagaattttcaaatttggtaggctaaaattcattttccaaattttgcTTAACTCCCAACTGATAACAactataagtaattttttagaatttatatctCAGCGAAATTGCCCATTTTTGAGTGAAtgctttaattgttttttgattaattattaaaatttgaatacaatCCTGACAATTGAAAGTCAcagaatattttcaaaaagttggAGGCACTTTCTGAGAATGCCTTTAATGCAATATAatagatatattattataaaacaaatatatatgttaaaagataaaaacttgttatattataatttttttttttttaatattaaaaatatatatacgtgcAATTAGCATTAGCAATGCGTAAGTAACAGGCATTTTGAATGCAatagacatatataatataaataaacatataaattttattatttactttaatttatttatgaaaatgtaaaatatccGCATGCTatttctgttttaattaaaaataattatttgaatttatttcaatatgaATTCAtgctaaatttatattattaatgtatatacatttgtgcataaacatatatttatatttgtaacaTATATAAATGCGTATGagtaacattttaattttaattttaattattttatttcttaccacgatttgaatttatttttgctggAATTTGGATtaacgaatttaaaatttttttcatcagtgCTCATTGctgtgttaattttttataatatatataaatctatatatatatgcatgtattTTATGCCGATACCAAATTCCAGTCTCGTGCTCTTTGAAACATAAGCGATTCATTTgtcggtttaaaaaaaaatccattccattatattttttaatagacagccctgtacaaatttattttatttgcaaagCGCGgtctgtttaaatttaatatgagacaaattgataagtttatttattattgttatttattcatcaataatcgttaccaaatatatttttgatttaaatttacattaataaactaatttttagcgatattaatttttttttaatttaaaaaattgcgacTGACAATTTGTCtctggtaaaataatttaaatagtgtTAGTATGGATACAATAAGATAGCAAAGgtgcattaaaaataaatgattatattaataatgaagttatcacttataaaaataatatttatcaactacATTACCTTTACAAATGTGTTGACTGCCATGATAGCCATATCTGGTTGGCTTTTAGCATAATTCATAAGATAAAGATACACAAGTTTCTTTAACTCCAAATTGTCCGTTTGCATGCAATTAACGACGTCGGGAAATAATGCTGATACATCTTTACCCACAGTCATCGATGCTATCACCTATTAAATTAacgaataaattcaaaaataagtaattatttttttttataatattaaggGGTACCActaatatgaaattttgaaaataataaattttttttttgtatattttgatAGCCTGTagcttcaaaaataacatagtaaaatttaaattgcatttctcgaatagtttttttgagttacgGCCATCTGAAGAACAGCTTATCGGTtctcgaaaatacatttttcaaaattgctgcagTTATAACTCGAAGACAAATCATCCGATCGATTTGATTCGAATCGCAgctttttttatgtttctacGTACCACGAACCTCCAGTTTTTCGAtcgaattaaaaatgtaattttgccaggccaaaaatcatcaaattttcgcgcaaaatttgaatttttttttaaaaactccgcCACTTtgttaaacttaaattttgttcTTAGCCCGAGGGTTATAGTACAGCAAAccttctaatttaaaaaactttttggtttttttaatttccggtACTGCGAAGGTCGCTATCACTGTAGCAgggggactttttttttggagccTTGGGAGATTGTAAATAACTcactgaattttaaattttttggtccaaaaatttaatcttgtattcattatatatccacaaatatgtccttaaaacattaaaacattctatgcagtagtttttttttttaaattccctaaaatcatctttttttcagGCGGTCACACTAGCGGTCCTCCTTAAATTTAATGGAACCCGGCATAAATAACTCGTCTTTAATAACTCTGTCAAAACAACTCGAATGATAAGATTGATATGTAAATgttgatgaaaatatttttatcgttaattttaaataaattacacttccgaaatttaaatatatgggaattcataaaattattgcgtgaaaatgaaaaaaaaatgatggatACCCattgcattaattattaaaatatttatcataagttACCTTTTTCACAGCTtcctttttcttttctttcttatcattatttaattctgattttaattcaaaaatttctccCTTCTTGGTCGTCGTAAAATACTTCGAGTCCGACATTTTGCctttaataatcaaaaacaaaaaaaatataaaacactatttaattatatgatttataaaaatttaaaaaataaaataaaataagattgaATGTTAGCTATATTGTGAGCTTGAAATGGATCAATGTCTCCACTACGTACTCATAATAATAACTCTCAAAATCTATATACTCGGTACTTAtttcacaataattaaatataaaataattatcataattgttTTATCTCATAAtcactttatatataaaatataaattataaaataaaaaaaaaattaataagatttatttttttcatcagcaATCAATGATTTCTACAGTACACCGAatggagtaaattttaaatatataaaaaaaaactatagaacTGTAGTGATattattgtgaatattttttaaaattagtattattggtagaataattgaaaacaattgaattatttacctaaactaataataattaactgtcaaatattaaaaaatgatgatttacTTGACAGCGACAGGAACCACTACGGCAATACGCCCCACCTGGTATTTAATTGAAGTAAGAATATGGAGAcgtattaattttcattgttaCCAACATGATtgcagtgaaatttttttattttttagatactgaagttagccatgagtgtgaatgtagcagacagacaagtttaaaaatataaataaataaagtaaataatttgaaaaataatatttataaaaaatgcacttatcaatttttaagttttttgaatgcgcatttttttaaagttttattttattaattatttcgtctgtttattagtaattttaaatttatttaatgtctgctacattcacactcatcagatatgagacaatttataaattttaaattaataaactaattaatttcaataatgaagtttgaaaaaatgcgCGCACTGATTTTTTGATTATCTAAAAAcgcattttgaattttttttttctactcacattttatttatttattctaaaagtttttaaatttccacttGTCAGTTACGTTTACATTCATAAGTTAgttgacgtttaataatttttgaatttttttaaaaacgattaattgtaaaaaaaaaaagtatttaaaagatTGCTCCTAtagctttttttaatttcctacatatgcatatttttacttttgttttttctgtaattaatttttgaaaaaaaaaaaaaaaacattaatttttaaacctcTCTGAACTtggaacttaaaaattaattttttaaattttgttctaaACAATTCAATTGTCCGTCAATGTtcgatatgaatttttatgtgtccgataattgtttatttttaaaaaattaaacaaatttttgttcttaattgttttaattgtctgctaacttcaggatcatttattttttttttatgttgttcAACTTAACAACTTGCACCGATTGTTGCTCTATTCATTCAAGTTGTTGGCTTCACGTGGTATTTAAAATCCCGCACAGGAACAAGGGTGCtgattgtttatatttaataattaataactattttgttgaattaaaattcaaaaactgtaTTAAAACATGAATttgtttgatgaatttttaaatgcgGTCAATGATGTTAAGCTTGGATTCATCGTGGCGATGATTTTGGGCTACAGTTTTTATCGGTTtggtaaaaaaagtattcctGATGCAACTGAAAAACCTGATGAAGTAgttagtatttaattataattaataattaattattaaataataattaatgatgatCAAAGTAGTcttctttgaaaaaatttaattatttttaataaatgaagtaAATACTGACaggcaaaaattttaaaacattcatGTGAagaatttccaaaaattttcttgtagatatttattatttacatatttttctaataaaaagtAACTCAGTAATTAAGACACTAAAATTGTCAGATGTCGGCTATTTATAGCAtcattaaatatgattttgaagtaaaaaaaaaaaaacataaatatgcacatgtagaaaatttaaaaaactgcaggtgcaatttttttaaatacttggttttttcattttcatagatttgaaaaagttctaaaaattattagacgtccaCTAACGAGTatcacttattaaataataataaattattttttttttattaattatagattatGGAGTCATTCAATAACAGTGATGGCGATTATAAAATGGTTTTGGTTgtaagaaatgatttaaaaatgggTAAAGGTAAAGTTGCTGCTCAGTGTGCACATGCTGCTGTTAGTAATTATAAAGCTGCTAGAAAGTATCCGAAAATTTTAGCTGGATGGGAAGATTGTGGCCAGAAGAAAATAGCtctaaaagtaattttttattcatttttattaatatattactctgaaataagtttagaaataatacgtattcaaaattttctaaatagtTACCCAAGTAACACAcagacaactttaagatgtcttaAAGATGCTTTTGAAAAAgataagacaaatttttttttgtctcaaagtcgccttttttatataaataagacatGCGGATGTTGGTTCtaggagtaataaaaaatttgtgttgtttttcctgtctcaaaaaagtaatttcaattaaaaaattgcttagaaaacttattttaccactattattaatttactttttatcatcACTTATGTCAAAAGTGTTttaagtagatattttttcggtgatATAAATTTCTGATCATTTTGTCAACATGTTGGTGCTTTATCGATAAGTCAAAAAGCAGCTTAAAAACTAATATCTTATAGATATCACAAAGGTAAGAGTGTTACTTGGGttaaaattgaactttatcatttttttttctgtaatttatCAATGAAAGGATTCAACTTAAATCCGTAGAAAGTTAATTATAgctgatgaataatttttttaaaaaatctacttcaCATTCTGACTgtcagaatttttattttggttaACTGCTTgataaaatcttaaataaataagatatgaTACGTTTTAtatcaacaataattttttcgttgtCTTCAAGTCCAAGAACTTgtcaagtttaatttaatatttaactatttgggaatgattaatttcaaattttattttctatctcTATCAAGAGCATTCTCAGACACTGTTTCCCCCCTCCCCACTTCTTGAAAATATGCAATAactttcaactgtcataactgtattaaaatttaagtgattaattttaaaagattaaaaccctgagtcattaaaaatttttaaaaagtaggaGAATTGTCTGGTCATGgccttaaataaataaataaataaataatttataggttGACAATGTTGAACAATTAGAACAAATCGCTAAGAATGCTAGAGCTGCAGGGCTGATAGCTAGAATTATCCAAGATGCTGGTCACACACAAGTTGAACCTGGTTCCAAAACAGTTTGCGGTGTTGGTCCTGGACCTgctaatttaattgataaagtAACGGgtcatttgaaattattttaaaactgtatcagtataaatattttaaaataaataaattttcattaaaataataaagcccttgtcattttaaaaagatattcatttattaattaacactgCAATTGCAgcaaatgtttataaatatattattaaattattattgtttggaATGTTGCTTCgctacataaatatttaaacctatacaattttattgtgAGACTTCAAAGAgattatagttaatttaacacttgtttaaataatttttgttatttcatttatcaGAGTCTtcattcatttcattttttttgtatttaattgacaattttcataattaattcaaaatttaaattatataaaattttgtgataataaagaaaatctCGATaaacgaataataaaataaataaatgaacaaagtattcaaataaatggTAATCAATTGAAGTCTATGCGATGGAGGTCtaaaaacgaattttaaaaattaattgttagtgaaaaagaaaaaaaaaacaaacatattaattcgcaattaaatttttttcaaggcAAGAAATTGACGCGTATTTCAGTCTCAATGCaacaacttattttttttttaaatatatatgtacacataaaaaaagtatttgttgGCGCACGTAATATTTTGCAtcataaattgaagaaaaaaaatttttttttatctaataaaaatttttattttcaatttataatgcaaaaaatttcttgggacgcgtaaaaaattttcgcgccaaaaaatatttttttttctgtgtattaaaatacgaattgaaaattaaaataaattttctttttaatttatcattattataaaaattaaaattcatccTATAAAACTTATTgttgttaatatataataataataataataataataataataataataataatatacactttttattaaaatgcaGTTATTAATCcataatttaaactaaatttagttaataataattgaaataaaaataataattaatgaattattacttaaattgTCATAACGGGTAAAGTATTTCcacaataattacataaatagtaatcaacaaaattaatttttttttatataaaaaaaaaaataaagtaaaggataataaaaataatttaaattatacaggAGGAGGTGGTGCTTTCctgtgtattttattaaaactagtCGCTGAGCATTGGGATTCAGCTATAGACCTTCCGTCAGCTTCATCTCTACGACAAAGTTCTGGTTCATTTTGCAACCAATTTTGTGTTTGACTTTGTTCAGATCTTGATAGTTGACGCTGTTCACTTTCCGTAACATTACCAACTTCTTCAAGAAGTTTTGATAAGGATGGCGCCAACCCCAATCCAATATTTCTTTCATGATAAACTTCCGACATCGTTGGTGTTAATTCACGTGTTAAACTCGTTAAAGAAGTTGCTAAATTTCTCATATTATGTGGTATGCTTTCATTTGTCGTTGATGTCTCAGTTTGATGATGATTTATTTCTTCACTGGTACTGCTGTTCGTTGGCATTCGTAATTTTCTTGATGCAATCGATCCTATCTCAGTGCGAACGCTCAATCTATCAAGAACTGCCGGTGGTAATGGAGGTACCGGTTGCCGtcttaaaattgtattatgACCATTTTCCCAGTCTGTTACTGAACTGCTTGAACTTGAATCAGGTCGAACTGTTTGTTCTTGATACAAATTACGAATACGAGTTTGATGATTTAATGTCAGAGCAACTGGTGGACTTGGAGTAAATGCAACATCAGATTCAcctacaattataataatataaattaatacctcaattgtttattttatttttaatcattactattatttcatagtatttatttttttttttattatgaatttttattaaacttataaattatcaatttgatttttttaatttattattttgagtttaatatttttttattaacatttattaatatcccgcctttttgtctgagagtgcattttttttttaatatttgaaatatttctatcatattctgccgccattttattttgatttatgatttttaatttttttcccatttttaataagttatttttcgaatatttaaatttaccgcgcaaataataagaataattactaaattattgatgaaaataaaaaatttcgagtatactttttagtctaattaatataattattgacacaaataaattttaataaaattattaaatttcaattttgaaattttgcgCCAAGATAGCGCTACTGCGTGTCACTGTATTCAACGTTCAAATTGTTGCTAAGATAGGGGCGGTCGAATGATTGTAAAATCGATTGCTTTGTATCAACTGGCGGTCCaatagcggcagtcagtatcattGACAATGGCAGTAGGTCCAGATCCttctttacgtttaaattgaAACACAGTATTGCAGTTAATTCGCGGAATTATccataaaatatattgctCATAgtcattgtttaattaaattgtgcagtgtttgtaaactttaaattatgcAAAATGTCTATGGTGTCGTTAAGTGTTGAGTGtcagtgctagtgtaaagtgttgcgaattgctgatgctgataactTCCAAGTACCTGAGCAAAATCATccggcatcgtctggtgggaaatagcagttaagtgacgtttttttagctgcaatacacttggagcaatttaaattaaatctccgagtgtattaggacacccttctgcatattatttccccaccaaggtttgttcaaacacttgcgtgtttttttttttaatatttttctatcatattctgccgccattttattttgtcatacGATTTTTACTTTCCTCCAAttcctaataatttatttttcaaatatttaaatttaccacgCTCTACTAGTACTGGAATTTGGTACGAATTTTTTGTGTAAGGCTTGCACTAGACTTGCTATTGAAATCTAACCATAAGTATCTGCAGCAAAACACATAGGTAGGAAAAGACACTACCGTCTATCAAACTTGAGACCAGGCTTGCTCAAGCCTTGAACAAGATTGTTATATAGGAAAAGAgtgtagaaatatttttgtgtgaTTAAAAtagtcgataaaaaaattgttcatgaAATATCCGTAGCActttcgcgcttgaggtgt includes:
- the LOC103571959 gene encoding AP-1 complex subunit beta-1, which gives rise to MSDSKYFTTTKKGEIFELKSELNNDKKEKKKEAVKKVIASMTVGKDVSALFPDVVNCMQTDNLELKKLVYLYLMNYAKSQPDMAIMAVNTFVKDCEDPNPLIRALAVRTMGCIRVDKITEYLCEPLRKCLRDEDPYVRKTAAVCVAKLYDINAGLVEDQGFLDQLKDLLSDSNPMVVANAVAALSEINESSPSGPLVEMNAQTINKLLTALNECTEWGQVFILDSLANYSPKDDREAQSICERITPRLAHANAAVVLSAVKVLMKLMEMLQSESDFVGTLTKKLAPPLVTLLSSEPEVQYVALRNINLIVQKRPDILKHEMKVFFVKYNDPIYVKLEKLDIMIRLASQANIAQVLSELKEYATEVDVDFVRKAVRAIGRCAIKVEPSAERCVSTLLDLIQTKVNYVVQEAIVVIKDIFRKYPNKYESIISTLCENLDTLDEPEARASMIWIIGEYAERIDNADELLESFLEGFHDENTQVQLQLLTAIVKLFLKRPTDTQELVQQVLSLATQDSDNPDLRDRGFIYWRLLSTDPAAAKEVVLAEKPLISEETDLLEPTLLDELICHISSLASVYHKPPSAFVEGRSAGARKSLPARNNSNDEAARSQPAAQVIPAQDSLIGDLLSMDIGGPPVVPPAPAASTGLDLLGDGLDGILSGTDTSAPIVSQTTTGLLGDIFGFNQAPTSYVPPKVNWLPAEKGKGFDIWGTFSRKNGQISMDMTFTNKAMQAMGGFAIQLNKNSFGLTLSAPLQVPAPLGPGSSVEVNVILTTTGAVQRMDPLNNLQVAIKNNIDVFYFACLVPMHVYFTEDGQLDKRVFLSTWKDIPAQNEVQYTLNGVLLTADQVVQKMQQSNVFTIAKRNVEGQDMLYQSLKLTNNVWVLIELKIQPGNPDVTLSLKSRSVEVAGGVFQSYNAILHS
- the LOC103571958 gene encoding peptidyl-tRNA hydrolase 2, mitochondrial translates to MNLFDEFLNAVNDVKLGFIVAMILGYSFYRFGKKSIPDATEKPDEVIMESFNNSDGDYKMVLVVRNDLKMGKGKVAAQCAHAAVSNYKAARKYPKILAGWEDCGQKKIALKVDNVEQLEQIAKNARAAGLIARIIQDAGHTQVEPGSKTVCGVGPGPANLIDKVTGHLKLF